Within the Setaria viridis chromosome 3, Setaria_viridis_v4.0, whole genome shotgun sequence genome, the region TTGCTGCAGGTATCCGGTTATATACACAAACCAACACACCATAATGGAGGAAGCAACAATCGCTATGGGAAGGTCATCGCCATATACAAGCCCCTGCTGGAGCATCCATCGAAATTACTTATCCCTCCTTTGAGATTCTGATGCTAGTACATCTCTCGTCTTCTCAAGGCTTTTTCTTCATCAGAAGTCTTCTCATCATCGACGTGCTTCAACAATTCTCCATTTAATCTAGTTGTCAAGGAGGGAGACAATGGAGCATAAACACCTATATAGTAGGGGAAAAAACGATATTAAAGACATTCAAATAAGAATTATATGATGATTTCAATTCGAGAGGAGTAAAGGCCACACACTTCTTGATTGTGGGATCCTTTCATAATCCTTCGTCACATGCAACAAGATGGTACCGGACAACACCACAATCAAACCACAAATTCCAGAAATGATGCTTCCAGGGCTTTGACCGGACCAATCCTGCACAAATAATTAAACCGCATGACAATTAGGGCTAGCACATAGTTAAACTCTTAAACTTCAAATAGATGAAAATTCAACAAACTTGGTATTACTGTTTGTCTTATTTAGTAAGCAGTCCTAGACGAGCGAAATTTCCTATGCTTACTAATACGATAAAAATTACTATTTttctccatccaccaaagagAAAGGTTCCATCAATTTATTGCAGTTCACTTATAATAATCTGCAGTCCCAGTAGTTTATACTTTATACGACTATAGTTGAGGCATGCATAAGGAACAAATGCAACAATGTGAAATTCTCCAAAAGGGTCCCAAAAATGTATCAGGGTAAATGGCATGATGAAAATAAGAAATGAATATATATGCTGAGGGTGAAAGAAAATTTACCTTGAACATTATGACACTTGCAAGTATTGTAAGAGTTGTGAACATTACGTAATATATTGGAGACACAATTGCTGTGTTGAATGTGTCAAGTGCCTACAGTGAAAAAATACAATTTACTAAATCAAAGTGAACAGGAACCAGTAACATAATATTTGCGGTAACTGTATAAACTAATGCACTTCAGTGCATTGTTCTGTAAATAGTGGTATTAACTCTACCATAGCAGTCTACAAAACTATATGCCACTAGATAATATTCTGGAGTCAGGGATAAGAGGATGTTGCCCAAATTGGATCTAAAATGTAGGTAGAAACACAATTAGGACTAAACAAAGTCAGCAAATGAGCTTTTGATGCAAATCAAATAGGTCCACATCATGTCAACCTAGCATTTGGCCACCAACTTATCATAATCTTACTTTCTTTTCCAACATGTTTGGTTGTTAAGAAGAGTGATAACAAGCAGAATATTATATGCATAACAATTATTTGATGAGAATGGGACATGACACTTTTCAACGTAATAAACAATTCAAACCCAACCATAATTTGAAAGATCCAAACCAGTTGAAAATGGAGTTAATCTCAAAGGTAAAAAGAATCAATATGATTTATTTCTAGGTGGCAATTTTTATGTTCCGTTCTGTTCTTAGTCCTCACTAATCAAACGATGTCTATATATTTCTTACAGTCCATATGGTTTTATACCGTTTCCAACTAACAACTTCTGTTTTGAATCTTTGAAGGTTACGCAGCTTGCAAACATAATTCCTACTTTTGCTAATACATTTGCAAAGGTTCAACTCCCAAATTGCATTCAGATAGCTCTTCTCTATCATGTGCATTTATCCAGCTAGAATGTAAATGGTTGTGCTAATAGTGTCATAGGTTACTGAATGGAAGCAAGTTGCAACAAGTTGTACAAACCTTATTCAAATAATTCATCTGTGTCAGCACACAAGTAGCCACAACAAGCATAAAGAACCAAGTCTCTGGATATATTAATTGGTTTGTCCCCTCAAAAGTCAGCTTTAACGATGTACCAAGAGCTTTAACACTCATGACCTGAATAATGAGAAAAGTTAGCACATTCCCTAGCCAGAATAAAGAATGTATTCAAATAAAACACTAGAGAACATATGAACTGCTGGCAGAAGTGCCATTACCGAAAGAGAACCCATCAAAGAGCAAATGGCGGTGTAGATCAACACATTTGACTGCCCATATAGAGGGGAGAAATAGAACACCAGGACAAAGACAACCACAATAACTGAAGCGACATATAGCAAGAAAGCTGCAAATGAAAACAACAAGGTATCTCAATCCTAATATTTAACTTCCTACAAATCATGAGCTAGCAATTGTATGAGTAAACCACACCCATAGTAGTCCTCACCAGGTTGCGTTGCCATGTTCCATATTTCCCTAACCGATGTAATCTCCTGCTCCTGTGGAGCATGGATAACAATGACCACAGACCCTGCTATGCACATCACACAGCCGAGCACCCCGAGGGCATGCAACCTCTCATTGAGGATGAAATGAGCCAGCACTGCACTGAATGGTGAAGACACCCTCAATGCCAAATTCTAGCTTGACCGAAAAATGAACGGGTAACAGCTGAATTGCAAGACGAAAGTTGAGCTTCCTGACCTAACAATTATGCTGAGTGCTCCAAGTGGAGTAACCAGGACCGCGGGGGCAAAGGCATATGCCACGAAATTCGCAACCTCTCCCACAATCACTGCAAAGAGGAAAAACTCTGCTCAGGATCGCCCGTAAAATACTATCTATAAGCATCATGCCCCAGCTCTGTACTGAAATCGCACGAGGAAACCTTACTAGTGATCATGCCAACCCACCACAGGGGCTCCATGAGGTACGAGTACCCGCCGACACCTGCACATGCCACCACCGTCATCATCAGGAAACCAAGCCAAGCAAAGCAGTCATCTCTTTTGACCAGAACCAGCCTGCTCCAGCTACCAAaggcaacagcaacaacaacaacaacaacaacaacaacagtaCGAGAGGATGTGAGGTGGGGCGAGCGACCTGCGCGGACaccggaggcgacggcggcccggcggaggcccttcttcttgatgatgaaGCTGGCGCCGATGAAGCCGCTGGAGAGCAGCGCCAGGACTATCCCCTTGACGTTGTCCGTCGACAGCTCCGGCCCTCCGGAggccc harbors:
- the LOC117847246 gene encoding probable magnesium transporter NIPA6 isoform X1; the protein is MGGGGGGEGASGGPELSTDNVKGIVLALLSSGFIGASFIIKKKGLRRAAVASGVRAGVGGYSYLMEPLWWVGMITMIVGEVANFVAYAFAPAVLVTPLGALSIIVSAVLAHFILNERLHALGVLGCVMCIAGSVVIVIHAPQEQEITSVREIWNMATQPAFLLYVASVIVVVFVLVFYFSPLYGQSNVLIYTAICSLMGSLSVMSVKALGTSLKLTFEGTNQLIYPETWFFMLVVATCVLTQMNYLNKALDTFNTAIVSPIYYVMFTTLTILASVIMFKDWSGQSPGSIISGICGLIVVLSGTILLHVTKDYERIPQSRSVYAPLSPSLTTRLNGELLKHVDDEKTSDEEKALRRREMY
- the LOC117847246 gene encoding probable magnesium transporter NIPA3 isoform X2 is translated as MGGGGGGEGASGGPELSTDNVKGIVLALLSSGFIGASFIIKKKGLRRAAVASGVRAGVGGYSYLMEPLWWVGMITMIVGEVANFVAYAFAPAVLVTPLGALSIIVSAVLAHFILNERLHALGVLGCVMCIAGSVVIVIHAPQEQEITSVREIWNMATQPAFLLYVASVIVVVFVLVFYFSPLYGQSNVLIYTAICSLMGSLSVMSVKALGTSLKLTFEGTNQLIYPETWFFMLVVATCVLTQMNYLNKALDTFNTAIVSPIYYVMFTTLTILASVIMFKDWSGQSPGSIISGICGLIVVLSGTILLHVTKDYERIPQSRN